TCGGTAATATAatatgctttctttttctcactATTTGATCCGAtagatttatatttcatttttttcttgacTTTTTGTGTTTACTTCTTGGTATGTTTCTGCTTCAAGATTTTATCTCTTTCTTAGATTGCTTTCCATTCAATCAGACATGTTCTTACCTTTTGTAGTTGTATCTTATTACTATCTTTACTTGGTCTAATCtggagattttttttttttatgtttagaCTATTGGAACAAATCATGTACATAAAATTCTTGCAAATTCATTTCAATTTTGGCatgttttcatttcttttgtatttttttttttcttttgaaagttgatagaattgaattctagtAAGTATAGGCATTCCAAACATGAGAATTGACTAATtagaattgaattgaattcttgtattatTACACTTTCCAAACAAGAAGTTGATGCAGGAAACTGTGTGCTTCCTGCTGTATTTGGAAACAGAAACTATAATAAGATTTGAACTGTATGTACCTCAGAACAGTAGAAACCAAGAGCTGTCAATTTCTAAGGTAGTATTTTCACAAATTTCAATGGACATATTagcctttccttttctttttacatcTCTTTTTACGGTTTGGTTCACTAATTTGATAACTATGGGGGTTCTTTGATGTTCTAGTCCTACtactcaaaaaatttatactgGAGGtgaaatattactttttttttctgtagTAGATCGCTTTAGTTGAGACTTTCTGGTTAATTGCTGTATAATGGTGCAGGTTTCTGCAGATCAAAGAGAAAGAGTGTCGATGTCAGTAGAGAGACTAAACCAGTCAGGGGATAGAATTAAGGAGAGTAGAAGAACAATGCTGGAGACTGAAGAGCTTGGTGTCTCAATTCTTGAAGACTTGCACCAACAGCGCCAGACTCTCTTACATGCTCATAACAAGGTATTgtctctattattatttttataatctgtCTCTGTCAATTAACATATGATGCTAGCTCTGTCGTTGTTCTTATCATTCTGCAATTGAAACAGTTTGGCTTTGATCTTCCCCTGAGCTGTGAATGAACAGTAGAAGTAGAAGTTGTTATCTAACAACTTTAATTTCatatctttcttattttcctatttttcAGCTTCATGGAGTAGATGATGCCATTGACAAGAGTAAGAGAGTCTTGACATCTATGTCAAGAAGAATTTCCAAAAACAAGTGGATTGTTGGCTCAGTAATCGCTGCTCTTGTGCTTGCAATCATCTTTATTATCTCATTCAAGTTTTCTCATCACTAATGTGATAAACACTCGGTATTATTTGGTATCTGCTACACTCTGTATGTGTATTTTGTAAATAGAATTATCAGTCATCGACTAAACATCTGCCCTTGCCGTTCATGCTGTATCTTTGAAATCATATTTGTTTGGCAGTTATTTTACCAGTTGTCTTATTATGCTACCAGTTGCTTTTATAGAATCATCTTCTGGTAAGAAATGATTGATATGAGAAGTTTTGAGTCCTGCACATATGGCAGATGAAGAAAATGGCAGTTATCCCTTCCCCTTTTATATCAATGAATTTGACACTCTGTCTGAAAGTAAATGCCAGTAATCGGAGCTTGTTTCTATTATGTCTCGTTCAAACCAGCTTTTGTTTCACCGACACTCTTTTACTTGCCGTTggtttttatttcaaaatctaatctgttttctttttatttatttatgtaagtTGAATACAACACCAGTTTCAATCATTTATAGTAAAAATACAACTATCAATGCACTTGGTGGGTTTAAGTGATTGTTTTCATTAACTTGAAATTTGAATGCATCCTGTTTCGCTGTTTATCAGCAGGACAAGGGGGCCTGACTCTGATCTTAATCTTCTGAAACTTCAACTGTACAAGCAGAGTCCTCGATCCCTTGCTTTCGGTTACCATGATTTTCCAAATTCCATCACTGGTCTAAAGTGCTAATAATGAGTTTTAGCAATGGCAGATTTGAGAAATTTATAATGGTCAAATGTCAATTAGCTATTGGCAATCAGTTGTTTATAAATTACAATTGTAACTGATTGCGGATGGGGAGTTTGCCGTTTATGTGGACCCATTGGCCCGTTGGGTTTCCAAAAGCCTTTAGTTTAATCAACCGTGAAGCCGCACGAATAAAACTACAGAGACATACAACACGTGGAGAGAAGTCGGCCTGATCAAATTTCTATTGCTTTCTAAAATTTCCCTcgcaaagaaaataattttgttacgCTTGTAGTTTGACCCGTCCGCTATTTGCGACCCAAATCAAAAACGCTCCCTGGACCCACCACTTCAAAATATcagaacaaaaaaattaaaattaaaaattaaaaaacggATTCACAAAGCCAACTTTTCCTGTTCCTTCCTGCCCCAGAGTTGCAGTCTTTCACGCAGGGTATTTCTCTACCTTTCAGCGTTTCTTTCTTCTAATTGCACATTCACAGCACCTGTTCGACTATATTACTCAGAGTTCCGATTAACAGACTAACTTAGCTTTTGTAATCATAACAAACGAGAGAAAGTGATCTACTTATAAAACATGGATTCACTGGCATCTGTTTCTCCTTCTATGATTCTCCCGCCCAGTAATCCTCTTCATCTACATCATCGTCGtttattttttccttcctcttctttctttcctcacAAGTATCCTCTTCGTTCATCTTTTTCAAGAAGGAGATGGAGAAATGTTTCGtgtaaattaagtaattacaACGAACCTAGAAATGATGGTGGTGATGATGCTGGTGATGAAAGAGAAGAAATCGAAAGGGCGCTTCATCTAGACGGCACAATTCCAGGGACATCTGATGAGTTTGTGAAGCAAGTGTCTTCTCGTGCTTATGACATGCGTAGGCATCTTCAACAATCTTTTGATAGCAGCAGTTATGATGGTAACCCttcaattcaattataatactaaTTGATCCCAAAAGTTTGGTATTTAGGTATTTACTTACTTTTGGTTTGCATTTTCCCTAACAAAGTTTTGTATGTTGCTGCTCAGTATTGGAGACTAATCCATGGAGAGAACCCTCAAAGCCTGTCTATGTCCTAACCCACAGAGAAAACCAGCTCTGCACTATGAGAACTCGAAGAAATCGCAGGTTTTAATTTGGTACATACGTGTTCTACAAACTGCTTGTTATTTTTCCTAGTTAGAGCTCAGATTTTGCTCTTGAAACAGCGAAGTTGAGAGAGAGCTTGGGATTTTATTTTCCAAAGGAGGAAAGTGGAGGGCAAACCAGTCTAAACAGTCTAGACCAGAGACTAATAAGTTCCAGATGCTTGTAGAGGATATCAGAGAGGGTGTGCTTGTAAGTCTTTCTTTCTGTTGCTTGCTTCTTTAATCTTTTACTTGTCTTTTCCAATTTAAGACAATGCATTTCAAGCAATTCTTGCAAATTTGGTAACGAAGAGGCTTGCAGAAATATTTGgatccaaaagaaaaagtccATACTCCATACTTAACATCATCTCCTAGGTTTCTAGGCCCTTGTAAACTGTGCCATTATGAGGTTTCCagaaatcatatatataagtCAATTACAGTAAAAGTTTGCACATGCCCAGCTGAGTTATTCCTCCAATTCTACAGTTGCTTTACATTTTCTTTCGTTTAGAGTTTTGCTCAAACTGCTTTGGCATAAGCACAATATAGTCTCTACTCCATGAATTTATCTATCAAACTACACTGAGGCTAGACATTTTCTAGCAGTTAGTCTGTCCTATTTTAGTAGATAGCCTGTATACCTGTAGAATGGCTAATGCAAATAAATCAGTTTGGTGGTGATCACAAAGTATTTAAAGCACTGTAGTAGTGATTTCCATGTGCAGTAGCAGTATAGAAATCCACTTCTCTATTAGCCTTCTTCATTCTGTTGGAAACAAGACACATCACATTGTACATAATGCCTCTAGTCTTGATGCTGGAGAAATCCATTCATTATTGGAGATCATAGGCGATTCTCAAGTACAAAGGTAAAGCCAAATGAGAGCAGCTTCAGTGCTGAGGTGAAGAAGTAATGGACGTTTCAAATGTCTACTGCTATGCTGgataaatattatgattataaGATTTCTGACTTTCAAGATATAACACAATAATATGTTGGACTTTGAAATGTGAACTGCCAGGATATTGTAAAGCTGCTTTTGATTTATACCATGTGATTTGTCCTTCATAAGCTCAAATGTCGACAAGTacattcttataatttaagaatattaatgtcataaaagttattattgCTTGTCATTGGCTTCCAATCCTGTTGCTTCAAATGCTTTGGTCTGATACCTTACAAATTTAGAGCAGGctgttttatatttgaaatccCATTTTATCTGTGGTTGCTTGGTCcgattgaaaaaataaataaatcttgcTGCAGGTATTTGAAGACGAGAACGAAGCTGTAAAATATTGTAATTTACTGCAAGGAGGAGGTAAAGGTTGTGAAGGCGTTGCAGAAATTGAAGCCTCATCAGTAAGAGTCTGAGCTAaggtttaatttaatattatttttgtatctaCTCTGTGAAAATTGGTTTTAATATGGCGCCTCCTCTGCAGGTATTTGATCTTTGCCGTAAAATGAGGGCTCTTGCTGTCCTATTCAGAAGAGGAAGAACACCTCCTCTACCACAAAGTCTGGAGCTTAACTTGAGAGCCCGGAAGCGCTCCCTTGAAGACCAAGAGGACTTGATATGAATATGAAGTGATGGAGCAAGAATACATTGAGATGTCACACTGCTGAAACTGAAAAGTATTAGGTAAATActgtaattaaaaatgatgTTGTATGATATGAAGTAAAATAGCTTGATTCTACACATTCGTGTAACATTCAAATTAGTCATAATGTTTCTGGCACTCGTAGAAAGGCTGCATCTGAATTTATGCTTGTACTGCAATCTACGTGTTGTATGGAATCATTACTCTGTCGTTCTCGCTCCAGGCAACAAGTAGCCTTAGTTCAATACACTTAAAAAGCATCGAGATGTCGGTTGTGGAATTGTGATATCTTTAAGCACCACTGAAGTATTCATTTTTTGCCCCTACTGCTCCTTTcttctattaaaataaaataatattaaaagaataaaggattaaatacttttttaaatttgtagtTCAAGCTcaaataagttttattttaactattttaacaAATAGCCTCTTAACTTTAAGATCAAATAGATCTAATTTTtgattaaaactattaaaattgaTGGCAATGGTACTAATGATGATTTGATAAAGTGGACGGTAATAGtgaaatatacaataatttttatttttaattttttgataaaatacaaaaaaattaaattttatttaaatatcaaaaattaatatttatctaagttttattttatttaactaatttaaacaATAAGGTTGAGAgatatattcataatttttttaagatccAGATCTatttaagtataaaataaaaattatgaacgtatttattaaaatagttaaaattggACTTATTTGATTCTAagtcttaaatttataaaatatttaacccattttttaatataaaaatgactGAGGTTACGAGgattaagataaataaatttgtaatcGGATCTagttaatagtaataaatgttataattctaatataagaTCATTTCTTTCACcgattttttttccttaatgcAAAAGATTAGTATCAGAACTAGAATAGGTTTTTACTCAAAAGGAAGTATAAAAATGGCAGGAACAAGATGAAGAATATGCTGTAAAAAAAGTGGCAGTCTCTGCacatatttttcattatcCAAGGCAGACAGACCATTTTGTACTATTTGAAAAATCTGATGCCCTTTTCTATCTTGAGAAAAGTGACagaaaatacatattaaaaaattcaagttGCTAAACGAGTCTCCGTAGTATTATTACCTTTACGTGTCCTTATGCTATAAGTTTATTAATATCCAGTAAtataaccaaaaaaatatgtatatatattccaACATGTAAGTTACCATCTTATGCTtatccaaataaaataaatatacttga
The Ricinus communis isolate WT05 ecotype wild-type chromosome 1, ASM1957865v1, whole genome shotgun sequence DNA segment above includes these coding regions:
- the LOC8281852 gene encoding vesicle transport v-SNARE 12 isoform X1 — encoded protein: MSDVFEGYERQYCELSANLSRKCNSTSLLPDAEEKKEKISEIKSGLDECDVLIRKMDLEARSLQPSVKAMLLAKLREYKSDLNNLKREFKRITSGNPSQAELLESDLHSVSADQRERVSMSVERLNQSGDRIKESRRTMLETEELGVSILEDLHQQRQTLLHAHNKLHGVDDAIDKSKRVLTSMSRRISKNKWIVGSVIAALVLAIIFIISFKFSHH
- the LOC8281852 gene encoding vesicle transport v-SNARE 12 isoform X2; this encodes MDLEARSLQPSVKAMLLAKLREYKSDLNNLKREFKRITSGNPSQAELLESDLHSVSADQRERVSMSVERLNQSGDRIKESRRTMLETEELGVSILEDLHQQRQTLLHAHNKLHGVDDAIDKSKRVLTSMSRRISKNKWIVGSVIAALVLAIIFIISFKFSHH
- the LOC8281851 gene encoding uncharacterized protein LOC8281851, whose protein sequence is MDSLASVSPSMILPPSNPLHLHHRRLFFPSSSFFPHKYPLRSSFSRRRWRNVSCKLSNYNEPRNDGGDDAGDEREEIERALHLDGTIPGTSDEFVKQVSSRAYDMRRHLQQSFDSSSYDVLETNPWREPSKPVYVLTHRENQLCTMRTRRNRSEVERELGILFSKGGKWRANQSKQSRPETNKFQMLVEDIREGVLVFEDENEAVKYCNLLQGGGKGCEGVAEIEASSVFDLCRKMRALAVLFRRGRTPPLPQSLELNLRARKRSLEDQEDLI